A region of Deltaproteobacteria bacterium DNA encodes the following proteins:
- a CDS encoding GNAT family N-acetyltransferase, which yields MSTVLPLRETQIEHAGFVLARSFFDDPFISYAFPDPDHRFRESPWFFSVGVRAVLGVGRVHTDARVTGAAVWMPPGTPSLSDEAFAAAGFSDAPRRLGLEALTRFGQNMSHLGELHERLMPEPHWYLMILGVDPPHQGRGVGGELMQPVLAECDREGLPAYLETQKARNVPFYRKHGFEVVHETEAPTGGPHWWLMRRQPRT from the coding sequence GTGAGCACCGTGCTGCCGCTTCGCGAGACGCAGATCGAGCACGCCGGCTTCGTGCTCGCGCGCTCGTTCTTCGACGACCCGTTCATCAGCTACGCGTTCCCGGACCCCGATCACCGCTTCCGCGAATCGCCTTGGTTCTTCTCGGTCGGCGTGCGCGCGGTGCTCGGCGTCGGACGCGTACACACGGACGCGCGGGTCACAGGCGCCGCGGTGTGGATGCCGCCTGGGACTCCGTCGCTGTCGGACGAAGCGTTCGCCGCTGCGGGCTTCAGCGACGCGCCGCGCCGACTCGGCCTGGAGGCGCTGACCCGCTTCGGACAGAACATGAGCCACCTCGGCGAGTTGCATGAGCGCCTGATGCCCGAGCCGCACTGGTACTTGATGATTCTCGGCGTCGACCCGCCGCATCAAGGTCGCGGCGTCGGCGGCGAGCTGATGCAGCCGGTGCTCGCCGAGTGCGACCGCGAGGGACTGCCCGCCTACCTCGAGACGCAGAAGGCGCGCAACGTGCCCTTCTACCGCAAGCACGGCTTCGAGGTGGTGCACGAGACCGAGGCGCCGACGGGCGGTCCGCATTGGTGGCTGATGCGGCGGCAGCCTCGTACCTAG
- a CDS encoding amidase — MADDLWKLSACEQAEGIRARRYSCREVMESVVARIRAKNPALNAIVYDFGEEALAAAARADAELAAGRAVGPLHGVPVTIKSNVDQVGKPTPNGVPAFESIVAPDDSPLVRNLKRAGAICVGSTNVPEFSLRVTTDNPLHGRTVNPWHPDASPGGSSGGAGAAAAAGFGAIHHGNDIGGSLRIPAFACGVATVKPTQGRVPAFNPSATAERGLLAQLMSVQGAICREVRDVRVATEVMAQRDARDPWWVPAPWIGEALARPIRVAFTKNAHGYALHPEIRAALERAAAWLADAGYQVEEVEPPPITEPARAWFSVALAEMKQLVFPIAERVGSPAIRNSFAWYEALGERVDGAGYLAGVAERTRMTRAWSVFLEDYPLVLTPFLMRPTYDWNYDAEGPAQTKDVMDALIYSYGVNYLGLPAGVVPAGFANGLPCAVQIVGRRFREDAILDALAAIEARAGVFAHQLWAREA; from the coding sequence GTGGCAGACGATCTCTGGAAGCTGAGCGCGTGCGAGCAAGCGGAGGGCATTCGCGCACGGCGGTACTCGTGCCGCGAGGTGATGGAGTCGGTCGTCGCGCGCATACGCGCGAAGAATCCCGCGCTGAACGCGATCGTCTACGACTTCGGCGAGGAGGCGCTCGCCGCCGCGGCGCGTGCCGACGCGGAGCTCGCGGCGGGGCGCGCCGTCGGGCCGCTGCACGGCGTACCGGTCACGATCAAGTCGAACGTCGACCAGGTGGGCAAGCCGACACCGAACGGTGTCCCCGCCTTCGAGTCGATCGTTGCCCCCGACGACTCGCCGCTCGTGCGCAACCTGAAGCGCGCGGGTGCGATCTGCGTGGGCAGCACGAACGTGCCGGAGTTCTCGCTGCGCGTGACCACGGACAACCCGCTGCACGGGCGCACCGTGAACCCGTGGCACCCGGACGCGTCGCCGGGCGGCTCCTCGGGCGGCGCGGGCGCTGCAGCCGCGGCGGGCTTCGGCGCGATCCATCACGGCAACGACATCGGCGGCTCGCTGCGCATCCCGGCGTTCGCGTGCGGCGTCGCGACGGTGAAGCCCACGCAGGGCCGCGTGCCCGCGTTCAATCCCTCGGCGACGGCGGAGCGCGGCCTGCTCGCGCAGCTGATGTCGGTGCAAGGCGCGATCTGCCGCGAGGTGCGCGACGTGCGCGTCGCGACCGAGGTGATGGCGCAGCGCGACGCGCGCGACCCGTGGTGGGTGCCGGCGCCATGGATCGGCGAGGCGCTGGCGCGGCCGATTCGCGTCGCGTTCACGAAGAACGCGCACGGCTACGCGCTGCATCCCGAGATTCGCGCCGCGCTCGAGCGCGCCGCCGCGTGGCTCGCGGATGCCGGTTATCAGGTCGAGGAGGTCGAGCCGCCGCCGATCACCGAGCCGGCGCGCGCGTGGTTCTCGGTCGCGCTCGCGGAGATGAAGCAGCTGGTCTTCCCGATCGCCGAGCGCGTTGGCAGCCCGGCGATCCGTAACAGCTTCGCGTGGTACGAGGCGCTCGGGGAGCGCGTCGACGGCGCGGGCTACCTCGCGGGCGTCGCCGAGCGCACGCGCATGACGCGCGCGTGGAGCGTGTTCCTCGAGGACTACCCGCTCGTGCTGACGCCGTTCCTGATGCGCCCCACGTACGATTGGAACTACGACGCCGAAGGCCCTGCGCAGACGAAGGACGTGATGGACGCGCTGATCTACAGCTACGGCGTGAACTACCTCGGGCTGCCAGCGGGCGTCGTCCCCGCCGGCTTCGCGAACGGCCTGCCCTGCGCGGTGCAGATCGTCGGCCGGCGCTTCCGCGAGGACGCGATCCTCGACGCGCTCGCCGCGATCGAAGCGCGCGCCGGCGTGTTCGCGCACCAGTTGTGGGCGCGCGAGGCGTAG
- a CDS encoding YheU family protein, whose product MSDDAPAATVVPLDALSPEALRGLIESFVLREGTDYGAVERSHEQKIADVMRQLKRGEARIEFDAKTETVNIVAVR is encoded by the coding sequence GTGAGCGACGACGCGCCCGCTGCGACCGTCGTGCCGCTCGACGCGCTCAGCCCCGAGGCGCTGCGCGGCCTGATCGAGAGCTTCGTGCTGCGCGAGGGCACGGACTACGGCGCGGTGGAGCGCAGCCACGAGCAGAAGATCGCCGACGTGATGCGCCAGCTGAAGCGCGGCGAAGCGAGGATCGAGTTCGACGCGAAGACCGAGACGGTGAACATCGTCGCGGTGCGTTGA
- a CDS encoding sterol desaturase family protein yields the protein MDPKIVAIPAYLALLALELAVARAQQRDIQTTRDSLSSITLGAGSLVVGAGWGALTVGAWDAVSALRVVDLGDGPWAFAAAMIAVDFAYYWFHRIHHEVRICWASHVTHHSSQRYNLATALRQPWLPFTSLPFFLVLAFFFTPAQIATAYGINLVYQFWIHTELIGRMGPLEWVLNTPSHHRVHHGANVQYLDRNYAGILIVWDRWFGTFEPEGERVRYGLTQNITTHNPIYAAFHELVAVVRDAARAGSWREAAAYLLRAPGWKPRGEGATASDRKRMAGLAA from the coding sequence ATGGACCCGAAGATCGTCGCGATCCCCGCCTATCTCGCGCTGCTCGCGCTGGAGCTCGCCGTCGCGCGCGCGCAGCAGCGCGACATCCAGACCACGCGCGACTCGCTCTCCAGCATCACGCTCGGCGCCGGCAGCCTCGTCGTCGGCGCAGGCTGGGGCGCGCTCACCGTGGGGGCGTGGGACGCAGTTTCCGCGCTGCGCGTCGTCGATCTCGGTGACGGCCCGTGGGCGTTCGCGGCGGCGATGATCGCCGTCGACTTCGCCTACTACTGGTTCCACCGCATCCACCACGAAGTGCGCATCTGCTGGGCCTCGCACGTCACGCACCACTCCAGCCAGCGCTACAACCTCGCGACCGCGCTGCGGCAGCCGTGGCTTCCGTTCACGAGCCTGCCGTTCTTTCTCGTGCTCGCGTTCTTCTTCACGCCCGCGCAGATCGCGACCGCCTACGGCATCAACCTCGTCTACCAGTTCTGGATCCACACCGAGTTGATCGGGCGCATGGGCCCGCTCGAGTGGGTGCTCAACACGCCCTCACATCACCGCGTCCACCACGGCGCGAACGTGCAGTACCTCGATCGCAACTACGCCGGGATCCTGATCGTGTGGGACCGCTGGTTCGGCACCTTCGAGCCCGAGGGCGAGCGCGTGCGCTACGGGCTCACGCAGAACATCACCACGCACAACCCGATCTACGCCGCATTCCACGAGCTCGTCGCCGTCGTGCGCGACGCCGCGCGCGCCGGCTCGTGGCGCGAGGCGGCGGCGTACTTGTTACGGGCGCCGGGCTGGAAGCCGCGCGGCGAAGGCGCGACTGCGAGCGACCGGAAGCGCATGGCCGGGCTCGCCGCGTGA
- a CDS encoding cytochrome P450, whose translation MSRLVYDPTDPDQLERINEVYARLREESPVHYAEKFDIYVVSRHADVEAILKDTERFSSRGANTALAYTPPEVAEVLAEGRPEAEALLTADPPRHARHRALVNRALTQRRVDQKRPRMQALAHALIDQFEAQGRADLIAAFGVPYPLNVIAEVMGIPEADRAQLKAWSSDFVARFSPDLSIEDRKQRARGFVAFQRYFEQLILAAKRDGRDDFMGDFARAAFAEPPVSMEDQLTTLMQTVVAGHETTTNLIGGALVHLLTNASVRERLAREPQLMPAFIEEVLRLETPTQALFRTANVDVTLHGVTIPAGKHVQILYGSANRDPAAFPNPNALDLDRDDLRGHLAFGLGIHFCPGAPLARTDTLVALEALTQRLPGLRLVAGAALVHTPHFFLRGYQAVHCEWR comes from the coding sequence ATGAGCCGACTCGTCTACGACCCGACCGACCCCGATCAGCTCGAGCGCATCAACGAGGTCTACGCGCGCCTGCGCGAGGAGTCGCCGGTTCACTACGCGGAGAAGTTCGACATCTACGTCGTGTCTCGGCACGCGGACGTGGAGGCGATTCTCAAGGACACGGAGCGCTTCTCTTCGCGGGGCGCGAATACGGCGCTCGCGTACACGCCGCCCGAGGTGGCCGAGGTGCTCGCCGAGGGTCGGCCCGAAGCCGAGGCGCTGCTCACCGCGGACCCGCCGCGCCACGCGCGTCACCGCGCGCTCGTGAACCGCGCGCTCACGCAGCGGCGCGTGGACCAGAAACGGCCGCGCATGCAGGCGCTCGCGCACGCGCTGATCGACCAGTTCGAAGCGCAGGGGCGCGCGGACCTGATCGCTGCGTTCGGCGTGCCGTACCCGCTGAACGTGATCGCCGAGGTGATGGGGATCCCCGAGGCCGACCGCGCGCAGCTGAAGGCGTGGTCGAGCGACTTCGTCGCGCGCTTCTCGCCCGATCTCAGCATCGAGGACCGCAAGCAGCGGGCGCGCGGCTTCGTCGCGTTCCAGCGCTACTTCGAGCAGCTGATCCTCGCCGCGAAGCGCGACGGTCGCGACGACTTCATGGGCGACTTCGCGCGCGCTGCGTTCGCCGAGCCGCCCGTGTCGATGGAGGACCAGCTCACGACGCTGATGCAGACCGTCGTCGCGGGGCACGAGACGACCACGAACCTGATCGGCGGCGCGCTCGTGCACCTGCTCACGAACGCGTCGGTGCGCGAGCGGCTCGCGCGCGAGCCGCAGCTCATGCCGGCGTTCATCGAGGAGGTGCTGCGGCTCGAGACGCCGACGCAGGCGCTGTTCCGCACCGCGAACGTGGACGTGACGCTGCATGGCGTCACGATCCCCGCCGGCAAGCACGTGCAGATCCTCTACGGCAGCGCGAACCGCGATCCCGCGGCGTTCCCGAATCCCAACGCGCTCGATCTCGATCGCGACGACCTGCGCGGCCATCTCGCGTTCGGCCTCGGCATCCACTTCTGCCCCGGCGCGCCGCTCGCGCGCACCGACACGCTCGTCGCGCTCGAGGCGCTCACGCAACGCCTGCCGGGTCTGCGCCTCGTTGCTGGCGCGGCGCTCGTGCACACGCCGCACTTCTTCCTGCGCGGTTATCAGGCCGTGCACTGCGAGTGGCGCTGA